A region of the Serinicoccus profundi genome:
ATGGCCTCCCCCGGTGGCTGGAGGGGGCTCTTGAGGAGGCCCTGTCGGCACCCCTGCGACACCGAGCCGTCGACCTCGCGCGCAGGGTCGAGGGTGAGGACGGGTGCGGGCTCGCCGTCCGACAGGTCGAGGAGTGGCTGTCCCCCACGGAGCACCGGTGAGATCCAGTGCTGGAGGCGACGGCCAGCCCAGCCCGCTTCGGGTGGCGTGGCCTCCCATGGTGGCTGTGGCATTGGTGCTGCTCATCGCCGCACCTCGCTACGGGCCCCACTGGGACGAGCTCTACTTCGGGATGCTGCCGCCCCGGTGGTGGTACGAGGACCAGCCTCCGCTGACCGTCTGGATCACCTGGGTCCTGGGCCGGTTCAGCGACGCCCTGTGGGTGCAGCGCCTACCCGGCGTCGCGGTCGCCGTGGTCGGGGCCCTCGTGGCCACCCTCTACCCCCGCACGCTCGGGGCCGGTGAGCAGGTCCAGCGCCTGGCGGGGTGGGCGCACGCCTTCACCGTCTACCCGCTCATCATGGGTCACCTGTTCACCACCTCGAGCATCGACCTGCTGGCCTGGCAGGTCGTCATCCTGTGCGTCCTGCGCGCGACCGTAGGTCACCCGCACGGACTGCTCTGGGCCGGGACCGTCGCCGGGCTGGCCTGCTGGAACAAGCTGCTGGTCGTCGTCCTCGCGTCGGCCCTGCTCGTCGGGCTGCTGCTGACTTGCCGCAGCGTCCTGCTCACCCGGGACGCGCTCCTGGGCTCCCTGGTCTTCGTGCTGCTCGGGGCTCCCCAGGTCCTGCTGCAGCTCGCCCACGGCCTACCCATGAGCCAGGTGTCCAGCGGCCTGGTCGACCAGCAGGGTGATCTCGTCCGCCTCGCCCTGCTCCCCGCGCTGGCGCTGTTCGTCGGACCTCCGCTGCTGCTCGTCTGGGTGGGTGCCCTGATCGCGCCGTGGCGCGAGGACCGTCCGGGACGCTTCCTGCTCCCGACCGCCGCAGTCGTGCTGCTCTGGACCCTCGCCAACCCCTCCCAGCCCTACTACCCGGTCGGCGTCCTTCTGCCGGCCCTGGCCGTGGGCTGGGTGACGTCGGGGGTGGTCGCGCGGTGGAGCCCGCGCAGGAGGTCTGCGGTGGTCGCTACCAACGGGCTCGTCGCGTGCCTGGTCTGCCTGCCGCTCCTGCCGCCCGGGGAGCCCTGGCTGTCCACCCTGTCGCGGGTCAACCCCACCATCCGCGACCAGGTGGGATGGCCCGGACTGGCACAGCAGATCTCCTCGCTGCGCAGGCCCGGCGAGGACGTCGTGGTCGACACCTACGCCCTGGCCGGTGCCGTGCACCGCTACGGCACCCCCTCGGACCGGGCGTCGGTGCACTCCGGGCACAACGCGCTGTGGGACCTGGGTCCTCCCTCGAGCGACCTGGTGCTGCTCGTCGGCGAGGACGCGGTGCGCCAGCGTGACGCCTTCGACAGCTGCAGTCCGGCCGGGACCCTGGAGACGAGCCCGGTGGTCCACCCCCAGCTCGTGGACGTGCCGGTGTTCCACTGCGAGGGTCCCGTCTCGGACTGGCGCACCCTGTGGCCACGCTTTCGTCGGCTCACCGGCTGACCGGACGTCCCGTGAGAGCGGCTCAGCCCGAGCTGCGGACCAGGACCTGCACCGACTCCACGACCAGGGCGAGGAGCAGGCAGCAGACGATGATGATCTGCCCGGTCCCCTCCTGCACCAGTGCCGGGGGCACGCGGTTCTCCGCGCAGAAGACGAGGGCCACCGCCGCCAGCGCGCCCCGGGGCAGACGCCCACGCTCCAGCCAGGCCGTCTCGGGCCGCACGGCCGACAGCAGGAGGCCACCGGCCGGCACCACCAGGGCCAGGATCACGCCGGTCAGGTGCAGGGCCCCGGTGTCCCCTGCGGGGAACACGGCGGCGATGACCAGGCCCAGTCCCATCACCGCCACGCTGCCGGAGAGCCATCGGCCCCACCGGGCGGTGAGAAAGAGTGCCGCTGCGCCCAGCAGCACCCCGGTCAGTAGCAGCCCCACGTTGAAGGCCGCTGCGCCGGGCGAGCAGATCCACCGCCCGTCCCGAGAGCGGCACGCCCCGTCGCCCAGGTCGCTGATCATGTTGACCGACCAGACGAAGGTCGTCCCGCTGGTATGGAGCGCGGCCGCCATCGTGACGGCGAACAGCAGCACCGCGGACAGCACGCCTGCTGCACCCAAGGCGGCACGACGGTTCGACACCGGGGAGCGAGTCATCTCGGGCAGTCCTTCGGCCTCGTCCGGCCAGGGTGAGCGTCGGGCAGGTCCGCCGGCCGGGGACGGGTCGGGCTGGACCATCCGGGTGCATCAGGAGGGACGGCGACCCACCGACCGATGCCGGAACGGTAGCACCGCAGGCCCGGCTGGCCGACGCAGCCGCTAGGTTTGACCGCAGACCACGACGAGGAGCCATCTGCCATGACCGACGC
Encoded here:
- a CDS encoding glycosyltransferase family 39 protein, with the protein product MALVLLIAAPRYGPHWDELYFGMLPPRWWYEDQPPLTVWITWVLGRFSDALWVQRLPGVAVAVVGALVATLYPRTLGAGEQVQRLAGWAHAFTVYPLIMGHLFTTSSIDLLAWQVVILCVLRATVGHPHGLLWAGTVAGLACWNKLLVVVLASALLVGLLLTCRSVLLTRDALLGSLVFVLLGAPQVLLQLAHGLPMSQVSSGLVDQQGDLVRLALLPALALFVGPPLLLVWVGALIAPWREDRPGRFLLPTAAVVLLWTLANPSQPYYPVGVLLPALAVGWVTSGVVARWSPRRRSAVVATNGLVACLVCLPLLPPGEPWLSTLSRVNPTIRDQVGWPGLAQQISSLRRPGEDVVVDTYALAGAVHRYGTPSDRASVHSGHNALWDLGPPSSDLVLLVGEDAVRQRDAFDSCSPAGTLETSPVVHPQLVDVPVFHCEGPVSDWRTLWPRFRRLTG
- a CDS encoding DUF998 domain-containing protein encodes the protein MTRSPVSNRRAALGAAGVLSAVLLFAVTMAAALHTSGTTFVWSVNMISDLGDGACRSRDGRWICSPGAAAFNVGLLLTGVLLGAAALFLTARWGRWLSGSVAVMGLGLVIAAVFPAGDTGALHLTGVILALVVPAGGLLLSAVRPETAWLERGRLPRGALAAVALVFCAENRVPPALVQEGTGQIIIVCCLLLALVVESVQVLVRSSG